From uncultured Desulfobacter sp.:
AACGGATTATTTCAATTTTTCTTGAGGAACTAATCATGACAAAGTCTCCAAGTGTTCACAGATTCTGACAAGAACATCAGAATATTCTTGCCCTGTTCCAATTGCCAAAATAAACGAGACTTGTTCCAAACATTTCAACCGGTCTAAGAGAGAAGGCATTTCCTTATCGATTGAATCTTTCGATACATTCCGATCCAAATCTTCTAAAATGATAACTATCCTCGTATTTATTGTCTGTAGGATGGTATCCAACCTTTTCAGAATATCAACAGGATCCTTTTCTGAACCCAATAATGCCGAAGCCATTGCTGCAATTACATTTTTTGAACCGGAAAGAGCTTTTTGATACCCAGATGGCAGTGTAATAATCGAAAGGCAATCGACCTCCAATGAAAGCCGTCGCACCGCAATTGCCAATATTTGACGAGCTATTGAATCTTTTGATCGTCCCCACCCATCAACTTGACAAGTTAAAACGTTGCCTTCAAACAATTTTTCAACTCTGTGATTTTGTGACTTGAATGGTTGCGCTAAAGATGTTTTAATTAAATTAATCAAACTACTTTTCCCGCACCCATAAGGTCCCACTATACCAATTGTCTGAATTTTTTCACTTCGCAGTAATCCGGCAACCCTTTCAGAAATAATTGAAAAACCGAATAAATCTTCATTTGGGCTTTCAATTGGCTTTTCAATTTCTATCCAATAGATTAGGTTTACAGGATTACTGATAAGTTCGTCAAAACTATCTAAGCCATTACATTCAAGGTCCGATGATACAAGTTTATTAGGCGTTTTTAAGTTGTAGATTGAAACCACGGCTATTCCAAGTAGAAAAGAGCAAATGCTCAAACCTATCCCTTGAAGAGCAATGAAATTTTCGTATTTGAAAATCGAAAGAAAATATAGATATAATCCACCCCCCAACACTCCAAAAAACCATGTAGGTGGGTACTTAAAGAATGAATTTAAATAAGGGAACCTGACTCTATATCCTCCAAGTTGGAATAATATTTGCCAGATAATCATTGCCAATAGACTATTAATTAAAACTCTTACCCAATCCGGATACAAAAGAGTAATTAAATAAAGTTTCATGGAGCAGGATTCAATATATGAAGAAAAAATTACACATATAGTGAAGGCTATCGCCAACAAGCACATCATATCAAGCCATCTTTTAACACTGAGAAGCATACAGATCTTTTCCATTATTTATTTTTCTTTGAAATTGTAGATACATAATCATGCTGGAATCTTGTATAATCGTGTCCTTAATTTACTCCCCCAATTTTTTTAGATGAACAAGTTGATCTGTGTTTTCTGTTTCTCTTTCGTATTCACTTTTCTAACGGGATAATATTCGAAAAGTAAGAATATCCAGATCTGAAATAAATGTTTAAAATTCAACAATGAAAATAGTAACATCATCTAAAAGGGCGTACAAATTCTTTATTCAATTTATCACGTAGTTGGGTAAGGACTTATGGTATTATTGACAGTTTTTTCGGCCTTGAACCCTGTGGGCAAAAACAGATCAAAAGAACACCCGTAAAAATGTTATCAAAAAGAGAATTATATTCTTAGCTCTCTCTTCTTTAATTGAATTATCGATTCTTGTACTTTCACTGCGCTATCATTCAAGCCTAAATCCGAAATATCAACAATTAAGTGGGCTTTTGAGTTTGTAAGTCCAAAATAAGCAATATCTTTTTTTATCTCGTCAAGGTACATGGCTTTTTCTTTTTCTGTCAGAATCTTTTCTATTGGACGAGAATCGATATCATAGAATGATATCCTTTTCAGGATGTTTTCCGGAGAGTCTTTCAAAACGACTATAATACCTTTAGACTTTTTGACTATACGCCAATAATGATCCATTAACCCACTTGGGGGTAAGGCTATAACACTTCTTTTGGCCTGTTTTTTTGAAAGAAGATTTTTAAGAGCTTTGGATGATTGCTTCCGAAACGAATCGGTAGTCGGATATTTTTTTTGCATCTTTTCAATTGACGTATCAAAAAAAGATTCAATTTCATCGTCAAGGTCATAAAAATTATAATTTAACCTTCTTGCCAACAATGCCCCTATGGACGATTTGCCAACGCAGCTTACTCCTACTAAGAAAACTTTCATATATGAAATTTCATTTCAACTATTTTGGATATTGCATAATGATTGAGTACAAGTGTCACTGCCTCTTTTTTCTACTATACTCACTCTCTATGCAGTAGCGTTTCTATTTTGTGGATTGGAATTCACTCAATCTCCATCCCGACTAAAATTTTTATTATTCACTCTTCCCCAAATAACATAACTCAATTTATTTTTCACTCAGATATTACAGTCAGAGTAGAAAGTAACGCAGGGTGTTCAATCATGATATTCAAGAATTCCCAAGCCATTATGGAAGAGGCGTTGGCTACTTTTGTTATTGGTCACCTGGCGAAAATCTGGGAAATCAAATTAAGGGTCTGTAGTGAAGACGACCCTTCAGCCATGCTCCGTTTTTCGGTCGAACAACTCCCACAGACTATCCCTGTTAGCTCAGACTTTCCTCAAATACAATGAAAGTTGCGGAATGTTGGTTGTACCAAGCAAATTCTCGCAACTAATTTTAGGATCAATGGTCACCATACCTAATTCAGGCGCCTCCTGAATTTATTAACATTTTTAGACTTTAGTTGATATTAGGATACGATTTGTTTAGGATCATAGCTTTTAAAAAAGATTTAAAACAATTGAAAAAAAAGATGGTTAGGCAGAAAAAAATCATCAACACATTACCGCTGGAGGACCTTGAGCCGAAATGATTGAATTAACAGAGTACGAACGAATGAACAAAGCATTACATGATCCAGACTGGACAGCTAAAGCCGATCTGGAATTTAATATTGAAGACTGCTGGATCAGTGAGAGGGTTGGAGGCCAGATCAAGTTCACCAAGAATTACCTTGAATATGTGGTGGCAGATGACCATAAGAAAGCCCTGATTGAGTTGGTTGAGTCGCCGGATGGCATGTATTCATTAACTAATTCAATCAAGGTCGATGGTATTATTTACGATCAGTTTGAAGTCATCTTAAAAAAAGAGAAAAAATTATTTGCTTCGGGTATCTTGCTGATTGCAGCATAGGTGCTTGAATATAAGACCGAAATAGAAAAGGTTTTCAGCAGTGCACTGAAAACCTTTTCATATTGTGGCGGGAGTGACGAGACTCGAACTCGCGGCCTCTAGCGTGACAGGCTAGCGTTCTAACCAACTGAACTACACCCCCGTGATTATTTATAGTGGGCAATGCAGTGCTTGAACCTTGCAAAGGTTACTCCACCACTAAGTTATACCCGCTCTAAGGACCAACCTTCTACCGGATGGCCGTGTCATTGTCAACTAAAAAAAGGTGGCTACCGATTTAAGCCGGGGCACCCTTTAATAGAAATTTAGGGTCAGGTCTTGAATTATCACTTTTTATTCTAAAAAACTTATATTTCATGACCTGACCCCCTCCCCTCCAGCAATCCTTCGCTGGATTTAGCTTTAAACAATTCTTGGGCAACAAAACAAATAAGTTCTTTTTGAACTTGTCTTGTCCGATTCGTGTTTAAAGGGCAAATAAATTTTTTTTAAATCATGAAATTCTCCAAAATAGAGGCCTTGATACCGGACAAAGGTTTCTGTTATGGTTATGATTTCAAGCATTTTCCCCCACTCCTCAAAAAGATGAAATATAACTAATTTTCATCAGTCCAGATCTACTCAATAAGAATCGCGTTGAAACCGCATTCGGCTTCACATTCGCCGCAATCAATACATTCGTCACTTATCTCGAAATAATTTTTCCCGGCCGGCATGCTGATTGCCTCAACAGGACAGGCGCTTGCGCATGCGCCACAGGACTGACATTCATCGGGATCTATTCTATGCATTTTTTCTCCTTCCAGTTGATAAAATATAAACAGATATTCTTCTGTTAAATAAGGCGTATGAGCTACTCAACGCCCGGTATAATTTTGCTGGCAGGCCCCAAGCCCCTATCCAGGTAAGGATGTCGCGGTTCAGGTATATGCCGTAACTACACAATAATTCTTGGCCCATGGTCAAAACATAAAGTTATGAGAATTTCTGCAATGTTGGCATTGAGTGTCATTATTCAGCACACAATGTCCGGCGATAGAT
This genomic window contains:
- a CDS encoding P-loop NTPase fold protein, with the translated sequence MEKICMLLSVKRWLDMMCLLAIAFTICVIFSSYIESCSMKLYLITLLYPDWVRVLINSLLAMIIWQILFQLGGYRVRFPYLNSFFKYPPTWFFGVLGGGLYLYFLSIFKYENFIALQGIGLSICSFLLGIAVVSIYNLKTPNKLVSSDLECNGLDSFDELISNPVNLIYWIEIEKPIESPNEDLFGFSIISERVAGLLRSEKIQTIGIVGPYGCGKSSLINLIKTSLAQPFKSQNHRVEKLFEGNVLTCQVDGWGRSKDSIARQILAIAVRRLSLEVDCLSIITLPSGYQKALSGSKNVIAAMASALLGSEKDPVDILKRLDTILQTINTRIVIILEDLDRNVSKDSIDKEMPSLLDRLKCLEQVSFILAIGTGQEYSDVLVRICEHLETLS
- a CDS encoding 4Fe-4S binding protein, translated to MHRIDPDECQSCGACASACPVEAISMPAGKNYFEISDECIDCGECEAECGFNAILIE
- a CDS encoding shikimate kinase, which gives rise to MKVFLVGVSCVGKSSIGALLARRLNYNFYDLDDEIESFFDTSIEKMQKKYPTTDSFRKQSSKALKNLLSKKQAKRSVIALPPSGLMDHYWRIVKKSKGIIVVLKDSPENILKRISFYDIDSRPIEKILTEKEKAMYLDEIKKDIAYFGLTNSKAHLIVDISDLGLNDSAVKVQESIIQLKKRELRI